In Lycium ferocissimum isolate CSIRO_LF1 chromosome 3, AGI_CSIRO_Lferr_CH_V1, whole genome shotgun sequence, the genomic window TTATTTAGTTTCAGCACCTTAAATTAATATATTCGCAACCGGTGGTTACAAAAGTCACATAAATTCACCATAGCTATGTGAtaaatcaaatttaaaatataacaaTAAATTAACATAAATGTATATGTAATAAAACAAAATGACTTTATCTTCTATAAATTGGTTGTCCATATCGGGTTGCTTAAACAATGTAAATagattactatatatataaaatacgaTTAGTAACTTGAAAACAATATAGGCGCATATACGTTGAATCGTTCTTTACATTATACATTGGCGTAATAAGATCCACTGTTTGAATGTTTGACGTGTAAATTGTGCTCTAGCTACCAGCagtttttaaattcaaaatgcTAAAAACATATATCTAAGAATTTtatcaaagaagaaaaattctaaaACAAAACTGAAAAAGGAGCATATTGAGATAGAAGAAATACAGCAAAATCGTTGCCAATCTGTTATTAGCCCAAGAGTCATGACCAAATCTTTCCCCTTAATTACAAAATCCAACAGGTTACCAAAAAGAgaacactaattaaaattacattagcCAGGTTATCATATTATAAATTGCGTCCAAACCACCTTCATTATTAGTCTTACGGTTGAGTTTAACCTTTATGCACCGACGACATAACTTTTACACTATTAGATCACCAAAATGTAATTACAAATAATcattcaaaaaaagtgaatgtTACAACgaatcaaaacatactaatagtGTATACGtaattttgttaattttgtCGATGCACATAAGTTAAATCTGTATTTTTTTAACTGCTAAAGCCCACAATCTTTTCCATGGCATCATTAGTAACTTGTTCAGCCCACTTATCAAACTTGATGAACTCTGGATCTTCACCATAAATTTCCTTAACACAATCCATGCAAGTATCTAAGTCAGTAGACAAGGCACTAAGGTCCACATTGGCACTGTAATAAAATCCTCTGTCAACATCGTCAATTGTCTTTTTCATTGCATAGACAGCATTTTCATACACCTCTTTGCACACCAATAGACAATCTTTACCGAATGCATCAGATGCTGGATCAGACAAGCGCTTCTCAACAACGTTGTCGATAAATTGTTCAGTTTTAGAAACAGTGGTTTCCATAAGTTTGTCAACATAATGGTTGACAG contains:
- the LOC132050777 gene encoding uncharacterized protein LOC132050777, producing the protein MAFHNQILLFISLSFLVFQFNIATSTPVSYISSSPNGSPSSSPSPSPSSSQNLEIPNGEKVSLGNKDSVNHYVDKLMETTVSKTEQFIDNVVEKRLSDPASDAFGKDCLLVCKEVYENAVYAMKKTIDDVDRGFYYSANVDLSALSTDLDTCMDCVKEIYGEDPEFIKFDKWAEQVTNDAMEKIVGFSS